TAAAACCATGAGTGCGGCGGGGGACGGTCGCCCCCCGCCGCGGTTGCCGACGCCGACGAACGCGGTTACTTTATCTCCGCGGTTCCGCCGACATCCTCGATCTTCTTCTTCATCCCCTCGGCGTCCTTCCTGGCGATCCCTTCCTTGACCGGCTTGGGAGCGGCCTCGACCAGGTCCTTTGCCTCCTTGAGCCCAAGGCCGGTGAGCTCACGGACCACCTTGATGACCTGGATCTTGTTGGCGCCGAAACCGGTGAGGACGACGTCGAACTCCGTCTGCTCCTCCACCACGGTCGCCGCCGCACCGGCCGCCGCGGCGGCGACGGGAGCTGCAGCCGTCACGCCGAACCGGTCCTCGAGCGCCTTCACGATCTCGTGCAGCTCGAGAACGGTCATCCCCTCCACCATCGCGATGAATTCATCCTTGTTCATGGAAGCCATTTCGTTCGATCCTCCCTAAAGGTTTTATGAAGTTGATCGTTCAGGTTCAGCCCGCGACCGCTTCCGCGGGCTTCCGCTTGCGGATGGACTCGAGGACGTACACCAGCTTGCGAGGCGGCCCCGAGAACGCCTGGGCCAGGCGGGTAATCGGCGAAGCCAGCCCGCCGACCAGCCGCGAGAGCAGGATCTCGCGGGGAGGAACGGACGCAAGGGTCTCGACGTCCTTCGTGGAGAGCACCTTCCCCTCCACGAAGCCGGCGCGCAGCTTCACCTTGGGAGTGGCGGCCGCGAACTCCTTCAACACCTTCGCCATCGCCACGGG
This genomic stretch from Deltaproteobacteria bacterium CG2_30_66_27 harbors:
- a CDS encoding 50S ribosomal protein L7/L12, coding for MNKDEFIAMVEGMTVLELHEIVKALEDRFGVTAAAPVAAAAAGAAATVVEEQTEFDVVLTGFGANKIQVIKVVRELTGLGLKEAKDLVEAAPKPVKEGIARKDAEGMKKKIEDVGGTAEIK
- a CDS encoding 50S ribosomal protein L10; the protein is MKKNEKAETVESLKAAIAAQRGTVVTSFRGLKVSEITALRKKLRAIDAEIRVVKNTLILRAAEGTPFGDLSAHFTGPTAVAFSHGDPVAMAKVLKEFAAATPKVKLRAGFVEGKVLSTKDVETLASVPPREILLSRLVGGLASPITRLAQAFSGPPRKLVYVLESIRKRKPAEAVAG